Proteins encoded within one genomic window of Halodesulfurarchaeum formicicum:
- a CDS encoding DUF7126 family protein — protein sequence MTHAIIVGPDRGLEAALAAHDVTTTRIETPASAADLDAAEIDDASLFFITDGAEATLIPVAREQHPDLRIVWYATQAVPEFVTRQLDLGVDPRLADAAVLVEEQLQALES from the coding sequence ATGACACACGCGATCATTGTGGGCCCCGATCGGGGGCTCGAAGCCGCGCTCGCGGCCCACGACGTGACGACGACCCGAATCGAGACGCCCGCGTCCGCCGCTGACCTGGACGCGGCCGAAATCGACGACGCCTCGCTGTTCTTCATCACCGACGGGGCCGAGGCGACGTTGATCCCGGTTGCCCGGGAGCAGCACCCGGATCTGCGCATCGTCTGGTACGCAACCCAGGCTGTCCCGGAGTTCGTGACCCGCCAGCTGGACCTGGGGGTCGACCCCCGACTCGCGGACGCCGCCGTCCTCGTCGAGGAGCAACTCCAGGCACTCGAATCCTGA
- the cas6 gene encoding CRISPR system precrRNA processing endoribonuclease RAMP protein Cas6, with the protein MTSQPGGDSVCRIDVELRPTERVLLTDIIGHPVYDTLRVLLDEAGVDQDAITPRIPGVHVGGFWGRYGAGGRPQERALSPTETYRFQLGVIDPEMIPVFRQVFDQVIPEGAQLPYSGGTLEVVSATQEYTDRQALLERAAAVDTQAMNVWFRTPTCLEETETRTMCPSRGPVFSSLLENWNRWAPDELVFDIDRDRIEEAVRGRPHFRTFESHGVAVARDDETDAVQTREGFSGGVTYEFAEANGALQNALVAAALLGEIAGVGYYRDRGCGDLSVRVAGDDTTGLSPIPWLGPSPLSIRPSPFRDQESH; encoded by the coding sequence ATGACATCCCAGCCAGGGGGGGACTCAGTCTGCCGGATCGACGTCGAGTTGCGGCCGACCGAACGGGTATTGCTGACTGACATCATCGGCCATCCGGTTTATGACACCCTGCGGGTGCTTCTGGATGAGGCCGGCGTGGATCAGGACGCGATCACGCCGCGGATTCCCGGGGTTCACGTCGGCGGGTTCTGGGGACGATACGGGGCGGGTGGCCGGCCACAGGAGCGAGCCCTCTCGCCGACGGAGACCTATCGATTCCAGCTAGGAGTAATCGACCCGGAGATGATCCCCGTTTTCAGGCAGGTCTTCGATCAGGTCATCCCCGAGGGGGCCCAGCTGCCATACTCCGGTGGCACCCTGGAGGTCGTCTCCGCGACCCAGGAGTACACCGACCGCCAGGCCCTGCTCGAACGGGCGGCAGCGGTCGATACCCAGGCTATGAACGTCTGGTTTCGAACACCGACCTGCCTCGAGGAGACAGAGACCCGCACGATGTGTCCCAGCCGTGGGCCGGTGTTTAGTTCGCTGCTCGAAAACTGGAATCGATGGGCGCCGGACGAACTCGTCTTCGATATCGACCGTGACCGGATCGAGGAGGCGGTTCGCGGGCGCCCCCACTTCCGCACGTTCGAGAGCCACGGCGTGGCAGTGGCCCGTGACGATGAAACCGATGCGGTGCAGACCCGGGAGGGGTTCTCCGGTGGCGTGACCTACGAGTTCGCCGAGGCGAACGGGGCCCTCCAGAATGCACTCGTCGCAGCGGCGCTTTTGGGCGAGATCGCCGGCGTGGGGTACTACCGTGATCGTGGCTGTGGGGACCTCTCGGTCAGGGTCGCCGGCGACGATACGACTGGCCTCTCGCCGATCCCCTGGCTCGGTCCGTCCCCGCTTTCGATTCGCCCATCGCCGTTCCGGGATCAGGAGAGCCATTAG
- a CDS encoding VOC family protein, translating into MTQFLPAQTRPGRLSLAVADPYAVSSFYQDVVGLDQFGYTESSATLGAGETPLVELTDGSDREPRTDAQAGLYHVAFRYPSQEALGAALHRVESLYRLDGATDHGVTHSLYLTDPAGNGVELFVDQPRADWPENEAGEVTMQTQPLDLDALRGAGEPETDAPAGTTIGHFHLEVTDLAGATEFYRDGLGLDISREIGDMARFLAVGDAHHHLGLTTYQERTEPATGRGLDWIEFLTPTEAALEAARERFEAIGVAVESRENGFAVTDPDGIGVRLSLADQ; encoded by the coding sequence ATGACCCAGTTCCTGCCAGCACAGACCCGACCGGGACGTCTCTCTCTTGCCGTCGCGGATCCCTACGCCGTCAGTTCCTTCTACCAGGACGTCGTCGGGCTGGACCAGTTCGGGTACACGGAGTCCTCGGCTACCCTCGGGGCCGGCGAGACGCCGCTCGTGGAACTCACGGACGGGAGCGATCGGGAGCCCCGAACCGACGCCCAGGCGGGCCTCTATCACGTGGCCTTCCGCTACCCGTCTCAGGAGGCGCTCGGTGCCGCTCTCCACCGCGTCGAGAGCCTCTATCGGCTCGACGGCGCGACCGACCACGGTGTGACCCACTCGCTGTATCTCACGGATCCCGCGGGCAATGGCGTGGAACTCTTCGTCGACCAGCCCCGTGCTGACTGGCCCGAAAACGAAGCCGGCGAGGTGACGATGCAGACCCAGCCGCTCGATCTGGATGCCCTGCGTGGGGCTGGCGAACCCGAGACCGACGCCCCGGCGGGGACGACGATCGGGCACTTCCATCTGGAGGTCACCGATCTGGCTGGGGCGACCGAATTCTATCGTGACGGGTTGGGGCTCGATATCTCCCGTGAGATCGGCGACATGGCCCGGTTTCTCGCCGTCGGGGACGCCCACCATCACCTCGGGCTCACGACCTATCAGGAGCGGACCGAGCCCGCGACTGGCCGGGGGCTGGACTGGATCGAGTTTCTCACACCGACCGAGGCCGCCCTCGAGGCGGCCCGCGAGCGATTCGAGGCGATCGGGGTCGCTGTCGAAAGCCGGGAAAACGGTTTCGCGGTGACCGACCCCGACGGGATCGGGGTTCGACTGTCCCTGGCTGATCAGTGA
- a CDS encoding MogA/MoaB family molybdenum cofactor biosynthesis protein translates to MVDFQKRDTQRGDTESTSDSATHDHDHHAHDRETVGAAILTVSSSRTLDDDPSGEAIRDELESAGHEVVTRELVRDDGDRIQTVANHLIDRGDVDVLITTGGTGVTPDDVTVEAVGPLFDKHLPGFGELFRQESKAEIGSRVVATRATAGVADGVPVFVLPGSVDAVELGLEAIILPEIGHLVGLAQRAGHADH, encoded by the coding sequence ATGGTCGACTTTCAAAAGCGGGACACCCAACGCGGTGACACCGAGTCGACGAGCGACTCGGCGACACACGACCACGATCACCACGCCCACGACCGGGAAACCGTGGGCGCGGCAATTCTCACTGTCTCGTCCTCGCGAACCCTCGATGACGATCCCAGTGGCGAAGCGATCCGGGACGAACTCGAATCGGCGGGCCACGAAGTCGTCACTCGCGAACTGGTCCGGGACGACGGCGATCGCATCCAGACGGTCGCGAATCACCTCATCGACCGCGGCGACGTCGACGTGCTGATCACCACGGGTGGCACCGGAGTCACACCGGACGACGTGACCGTCGAGGCCGTCGGGCCGCTCTTCGACAAGCACCTGCCGGGATTCGGGGAACTCTTCCGCCAGGAATCGAAAGCGGAGATCGGTTCACGGGTCGTCGCCACCCGGGCCACCGCCGGCGTCGCCGACGGCGTCCCCGTCTTCGTGCTCCCCGGGAGCGTCGACGCCGTCGAACTCGGGCTCGAAGCGATTATTCTCCCAGAAATCGGGCACCTCGTGGGCCTGGCCCAGCGAGCGGGCCACGCCGATCACTGA
- the idi gene encoding isopentenyl-diphosphate Delta-isomerase, translating to MTDQSAPKERSGGEEVIAVDADDEPQGLVDRLEAHTGDGIRHRAFTCMLFDEQGRVLLAQRARNKRLWDTHWDGTVASHPTEGQTQIEATEERLEEELGVTPDQYGDLEITDRFEYKRYYLDEGLEWEVCAVLTATVTDPTLDPDPEEVGGTLWVDYEDLWENPRNYRQLRTCPWFDIAMRRDFRGDST from the coding sequence ATGACCGATCAGAGCGCCCCGAAAGAGCGGTCGGGCGGCGAGGAAGTGATCGCAGTCGACGCGGACGACGAGCCACAGGGCCTCGTCGACCGCCTGGAGGCCCACACCGGTGACGGCATCCGCCATCGCGCCTTTACCTGTATGCTCTTCGACGAGCAGGGACGGGTCCTGCTGGCCCAGCGCGCCCGGAACAAACGGCTCTGGGACACCCACTGGGACGGCACCGTCGCCTCCCATCCCACCGAGGGACAGACCCAGATCGAAGCCACCGAAGAGCGCCTGGAGGAGGAACTCGGGGTGACTCCCGACCAGTACGGCGACCTGGAAATCACCGACCGGTTCGAATACAAACGCTACTACCTCGATGAGGGGCTGGAGTGGGAGGTCTGTGCGGTGCTCACCGCAACCGTAACTGATCCCACCCTCGACCCGGACCCCGAGGAGGTCGGAGGCACCCTCTGGGTCGACTACGAGGACCTCTGGGAGAACCCCCGGAACTACCGCCAGCTTCGAACCTGCCCCTGGTTCGACATCGCGATGCGCCGGGACTTCCGCGGCGATAGCACTTAG
- a CDS encoding Lrp/AsnC family transcriptional regulator: MDDLDREILALLRQDSRTPYTEIGDMLDVSEGTVRNRVDRLLENGTIERFTIATRTGNVKSMVEVSVAVDVDTQALAERMAEWTEVDFVWQVSGEEDMVLIVDAMDTERVNELITRTREQAEVRSTKTRLILEETRG, translated from the coding sequence ATGGACGACCTCGACCGGGAAATTCTGGCCCTGCTTCGACAGGACTCCCGGACCCCCTACACCGAAATCGGCGACATGCTCGATGTCTCGGAGGGGACCGTTCGCAACCGGGTCGATCGGCTGCTCGAGAACGGCACGATCGAGCGGTTCACCATCGCGACCCGCACGGGCAACGTGAAATCGATGGTCGAAGTGTCGGTCGCCGTCGACGTCGACACCCAGGCACTGGCCGAGCGGATGGCCGAGTGGACGGAAGTCGATTTCGTCTGGCAGGTCTCCGGCGAGGAGGACATGGTGTTGATCGTCGACGCGATGGACACCGAGCGGGTGAACGAACTCATCACTCGCACGCGGGAGCAAGCGGAGGTCCGCTCGACCAAGACCCGACTGATCCTCGAAGAGACCCGCGGGTGA
- the carA gene encoding glutamine-hydrolyzing carbamoyl-phosphate synthase small subunit gives MSDAYIALETGEVLEGRARSPGETHGELVFTTPYTGYEESLTDPSYEAQVLTFAYPLIGNYGVRAERFESDRVHPSAVVARELTDDVAVWLQEEGIPAVDSVDTRDLVLDIRDGGAMQCGIAAGPDATPEKAREQLSVCPHMSDISDIGDMVSVDDVEVYPAEGDGPTTALIHCGTKKSIISSLNERGSDVHVFPHDVAPAEIEALDPDLLFISNGPGDPANYEATQSLVEHFLGDIPIAGICLGMQIVANAVNGETEKMEFGHRGVNQPVLDERTGQVVMTTQNHGYMVSDAGDLDVTQINVNDDTPEGAESVDMDVITRQYHPEAHPGPHDTLGFFDDVLSMAAAGAHPEATQ, from the coding sequence ATGTCGGACGCCTACATCGCCCTGGAGACCGGGGAGGTCCTCGAGGGTCGCGCCAGGTCGCCCGGGGAGACCCACGGCGAACTTGTCTTCACCACGCCGTATACCGGCTACGAGGAGAGCCTGACCGACCCCTCTTACGAGGCCCAGGTACTGACCTTCGCCTACCCGCTGATCGGCAACTACGGCGTCCGAGCGGAGCGCTTCGAGTCCGATCGTGTCCATCCCAGCGCGGTCGTCGCCCGCGAACTCACCGACGACGTCGCCGTGTGGCTTCAGGAGGAGGGGATTCCCGCCGTCGACTCGGTAGACACGCGGGATCTCGTCCTGGACATTCGTGACGGCGGCGCGATGCAGTGTGGTATCGCCGCCGGTCCCGATGCGACTCCCGAAAAGGCCCGGGAGCAACTCTCGGTCTGTCCACACATGAGCGACATTTCGGACATCGGGGACATGGTCAGCGTCGACGACGTCGAGGTGTATCCCGCGGAGGGGGATGGGCCGACCACCGCGTTGATCCACTGTGGAACGAAAAAGAGCATCATCTCCTCGCTGAACGAGCGTGGCTCGGACGTCCACGTCTTCCCACACGACGTCGCGCCTGCCGAGATCGAAGCGCTGGACCCGGACCTGCTCTTCATCTCGAACGGGCCGGGCGACCCGGCCAACTACGAGGCCACCCAGTCCCTGGTCGAGCACTTCCTCGGTGATATCCCCATCGCAGGCATCTGTCTGGGGATGCAGATCGTCGCCAACGCGGTCAACGGCGAGACCGAGAAGATGGAGTTCGGCCACCGGGGGGTCAACCAGCCCGTCCTGGACGAGCGCACCGGCCAGGTCGTCATGACGACCCAGAATCACGGCTACATGGTTTCGGATGCCGGGGACCTGGACGTGACCCAGATCAACGTCAACGACGACACGCCGGAGGGTGCCGAATCCGTCGACATGGACGTCATCACCCGCCAGTACCACCCCGAGGCCCATCCCGGCCCCCACGATACGCTTGGCTTTTTCGACGACGTGCTCTCGATGGCCGCGGCCGGCGCCCATCCCGAAGCGACCCAGTAG
- a CDS encoding DUF1684 domain-containing protein, with protein MAHEYEEHVREQRQQKEEYFAESPRSPIPRSAQADFAGLEYFPVDPSMRFEAELHEHADPESLTVETTAGNAQEYLRWGEFHLEIEGETVTIQAYKGDPSEDRLWVPFRDETNSEETYGAGRYLDLERDRHYEDGTWLIDFNMAYNPTCAYNEAYECPLIPTENWLDVRIEAGEKAYPDEPHAPDR; from the coding sequence ATGGCACACGAGTACGAGGAACACGTCCGCGAACAGCGCCAACAGAAGGAGGAGTACTTCGCGGAGAGCCCACGGTCGCCGATTCCGCGCTCGGCCCAGGCCGACTTTGCGGGCCTGGAGTACTTCCCGGTCGATCCCTCGATGCGTTTCGAGGCCGAACTCCACGAGCACGCAGACCCCGAGAGCCTGACCGTCGAGACCACGGCCGGCAACGCCCAGGAGTACCTGCGCTGGGGTGAGTTCCACCTGGAGATCGAGGGTGAGACGGTGACGATCCAGGCGTACAAGGGCGATCCGTCCGAGGATCGACTCTGGGTTCCCTTCCGGGACGAGACGAACAGCGAGGAGACCTACGGCGCGGGCCGGTATCTCGACCTCGAACGGGACCGACACTACGAGGACGGCACGTGGCTCATCGACTTCAACATGGCCTACAACCCGACCTGTGCGTACAACGAGGCCTACGAGTGTCCGTTGATCCCGACCGAGAACTGGCTCGACGTGCGGATCGAAGCGGGCGAGAAGGCCTATCCGGACGAACCTCACGCCCCGGACCGCTAA
- the carB gene encoding carbamoyl-phosphate synthase large subunit, with protein MPDDRTVLLIGSGPIQIGQAAEFDYSGAQACRALQEEGVRVVLVNSNPATIMTDPEMADKVYIEPITTEAIAEVIRKESPDGVIAGLGGQTGLNVTAELAEQGVLEEHDVEIMGTPLDTIYATEDREQFRDRMQNLDQPVPKSVTIESMDEIEDAVDSVGGLPVIMRTTYTLGGQGSGVVHDMDELHQRVKRGLNLSRNHEVMITESIDGWVELEYEVMRDAADSTIIICNMENLDPMGIHTGESMVVTPSQVIPDEGHQEMRDAALEVIRDLGIQGGCNIQFAWHDDGTPGGEYRVVEVNPRVSRSSALASKATGYPIARVTAKVALGKKLHEIENEITGETTAAFEPAIDYVVTKVPRWPKDKFPEVDFELSTAMKSTGEAMAIGRTFEESLLKALRSTEYVPAVDWGTVSDEQLIENHLERPTPDRPYAIFEAFERGYSSAEIVEWTGIEEWYIERFENVAAAAIDAAAGDFETAIETGFTDAEAAAMATSGEPDLTATGGGVGPTEVDLPGTEPNPEVSVETAHAEGLPRTFKQVDTCAGEFAASTPYYYSSRSPSERTREEVQTDPDVESVVIVGAGPIRIGQGVEFDYVTVHAVRALREAGIETHIVNNNPETVSTDYDTSDGLFFEPITAEEVADVIEATNADGVMVQFGGQTSVNIGDPLAAEIERRDLDCELLGTSVEAMDLAEDRDRFNVLMDEMGVEQPAGGTATNETEALDLAHEIGYPVLVRPSYVLGGRAMEVVYDDTELKSYIEEAVRVSPEKPILVDDYLEGAIELDVDAVADGTDVLIGGVMEHIESAGVHSGDSAVMIPPQNLDDATMARVREVVEDIATALETVGLLNVQLAIQDDTVYVLEANPRSSRTVPFISKATGVPIAKIAAKVMAGQSLAEQGIEEQIPEQVSVKEVVLPFDRLPGSDPTLGPEMKSTGEVMGTADTWAKAYQKSQMAINKPIPTEGTALIDLNNPEFPDRDSPAGRELIEGYARHFAIADFEDESDFEAAIESGEIDLIISRNRDPLQVAVEQDVTYFSTYPSAKAALAAIEAQDEPLDIESVSERPKRTAKWGLE; from the coding sequence ATGCCAGACGACCGGACCGTACTTCTCATCGGAAGTGGGCCGATCCAGATCGGACAGGCTGCCGAGTTCGACTACTCCGGTGCACAGGCCTGCCGAGCCCTCCAGGAGGAGGGCGTCCGGGTCGTCCTCGTGAACTCCAACCCGGCGACGATCATGACCGACCCCGAGATGGCCGATAAGGTCTACATCGAGCCGATCACCACCGAGGCCATCGCGGAGGTCATCCGGAAGGAAAGTCCGGATGGCGTCATCGCCGGGCTGGGCGGCCAGACCGGTCTGAACGTCACCGCCGAGTTGGCCGAACAGGGCGTCCTCGAGGAACACGACGTGGAGATCATGGGGACCCCACTCGATACGATCTACGCGACCGAGGACCGCGAGCAGTTCCGCGACCGGATGCAGAACCTCGATCAGCCGGTCCCGAAATCGGTCACCATCGAATCCATGGACGAGATCGAGGACGCCGTCGACTCGGTCGGCGGGCTCCCGGTCATCATGCGCACGACCTACACCCTGGGCGGGCAGGGATCGGGGGTCGTCCACGACATGGACGAACTCCACCAGCGGGTGAAACGCGGTCTGAATCTCTCGCGGAACCACGAGGTGATGATCACCGAGTCCATCGACGGCTGGGTCGAACTGGAGTATGAGGTGATGCGTGACGCCGCGGACTCCACGATCATCATCTGTAACATGGAGAACCTGGACCCGATGGGGATCCACACCGGCGAGTCCATGGTCGTGACCCCGAGTCAGGTCATCCCCGACGAGGGCCACCAGGAGATGCGGGATGCGGCACTGGAGGTCATCCGCGATCTGGGCATCCAGGGCGGCTGTAACATCCAGTTCGCCTGGCACGACGACGGTACCCCCGGCGGGGAGTACCGGGTCGTCGAGGTCAACCCACGTGTCTCCCGATCCTCCGCGCTGGCCTCGAAGGCGACCGGTTACCCCATCGCCCGGGTGACCGCGAAGGTCGCACTGGGCAAGAAACTCCACGAGATCGAAAACGAGATCACCGGCGAGACCACCGCCGCCTTCGAGCCGGCCATCGATTACGTGGTCACCAAGGTCCCCCGGTGGCCCAAAGACAAGTTCCCCGAGGTGGACTTCGAGCTCTCGACGGCCATGAAATCGACCGGCGAGGCGATGGCCATCGGCCGGACCTTCGAGGAGTCCCTGCTCAAGGCCCTGCGCTCGACGGAGTACGTCCCCGCCGTCGACTGGGGGACGGTCTCGGACGAACAGCTAATCGAGAACCACCTGGAGCGGCCGACCCCGGATCGGCCCTACGCCATCTTCGAGGCCTTCGAGCGGGGCTACTCCTCCGCGGAGATCGTCGAGTGGACCGGCATCGAGGAGTGGTACATCGAGCGCTTCGAGAACGTCGCCGCGGCTGCCATCGACGCCGCAGCCGGCGACTTCGAGACGGCCATCGAGACCGGCTTCACCGACGCCGAGGCCGCAGCGATGGCGACGAGCGGCGAACCCGACCTCACCGCCACCGGTGGCGGGGTCGGCCCGACCGAGGTCGATCTCCCAGGCACGGAGCCGAACCCGGAAGTCAGCGTCGAGACCGCCCACGCCGAAGGGCTCCCCCGGACGTTCAAGCAGGTCGACACCTGTGCGGGAGAGTTCGCGGCCTCCACGCCGTACTACTACTCCTCCCGGTCCCCGAGCGAACGCACCCGCGAGGAGGTCCAGACCGACCCGGACGTCGAGAGTGTCGTCATCGTGGGAGCGGGCCCGATTCGGATCGGACAGGGTGTGGAGTTCGACTACGTGACCGTCCACGCGGTTCGGGCGCTGCGGGAGGCGGGCATCGAGACCCACATCGTCAACAACAACCCCGAGACCGTCTCGACCGACTATGACACCTCCGACGGCCTGTTCTTCGAGCCGATCACCGCCGAGGAGGTCGCGGACGTCATCGAGGCCACGAACGCGGACGGCGTGATGGTACAGTTCGGCGGGCAGACCTCCGTGAACATCGGCGATCCGCTGGCCGCGGAGATCGAACGCCGGGACCTGGACTGTGAACTGCTTGGCACCAGCGTCGAGGCGATGGATCTGGCGGAGGACCGCGACCGATTCAACGTCCTGATGGACGAGATGGGCGTCGAACAGCCCGCCGGCGGAACGGCCACCAACGAAACCGAGGCACTCGACCTGGCCCACGAGATCGGCTATCCCGTGCTGGTCCGGCCGAGTTACGTCCTCGGTGGCCGGGCGATGGAGGTCGTCTACGACGACACCGAGCTCAAGTCCTACATCGAGGAGGCCGTTCGGGTCTCCCCCGAGAAACCGATCCTCGTCGACGATTATCTGGAGGGAGCCATCGAACTCGACGTGGACGCCGTCGCGGACGGCACGGACGTGCTCATCGGCGGCGTGATGGAACACATCGAGTCCGCCGGGGTGCACTCCGGGGACTCCGCGGTGATGATCCCGCCACAGAACCTGGACGACGCGACGATGGCCCGCGTCCGGGAGGTCGTCGAGGACATCGCGACGGCCCTGGAGACCGTCGGCCTGCTCAACGTCCAACTGGCGATCCAGGACGACACCGTCTACGTCCTGGAGGCCAATCCCCGGTCCTCCCGGACGGTGCCGTTCATCTCGAAGGCCACGGGCGTGCCCATCGCGAAGATCGCCGCGAAGGTCATGGCCGGGCAGTCCCTGGCCGAGCAGGGCATCGAAGAGCAGATCCCCGAACAGGTGTCGGTGAAGGAGGTCGTGCTGCCCTTCGATCGGCTCCCTGGGTCCGATCCGACCCTGGGCCCGGAGATGAAATCCACCGGCGAGGTCATGGGCACGGCAGACACCTGGGCCAAGGCCTACCAGAAGTCCCAGATGGCGATCAACAAGCCGATCCCGACCGAGGGCACGGCGCTGATCGACCTGAACAACCCCGAGTTCCCCGATCGGGACAGCCCCGCCGGCCGGGAGCTCATCGAGGGCTACGCCCGGCACTTTGCCATCGCGGACTTCGAGGACGAATCGGACTTCGAGGCGGCCATCGAATCCGGGGAGATCGATCTGATCATCTCGCGGAATCGGGACCCGCTCCAGGTCGCCGTGGAGCAAGACGTTACCTACTTCTCGACCTATCCCTCGGCGAAGGCCGCCCTCGCCGCCATCGAGGCCCAGGACGAACCCCTGGACATCGAATCGGTCTCCGAACGGCCAAAGCGCACCGCGAAGTGGGGCCTGGAGTAG
- a CDS encoding DUF7385 family protein, translated as METLDLSDGFSIHDYRHGLKLLRQDGERTLLENRAEYACPACGEPFERLLVTENAVHSFQTPPSGPICLARTGEKLLVLTH; from the coding sequence ATGGAGACCCTTGACCTGTCAGACGGCTTTTCGATCCACGACTATCGCCACGGGCTCAAGTTGCTTCGCCAGGACGGGGAGCGGACGCTGCTCGAAAACCGCGCGGAGTATGCCTGCCCGGCCTGCGGCGAACCCTTCGAGCGACTGCTGGTGACCGAAAATGCGGTCCACTCCTTCCAGACGCCGCCGTCCGGACCGATCTGTCTGGCCCGCACGGGAGAGAAACTGCTCGTGCTGACCCACTGA
- a CDS encoding aminotransferase class IV: MQYHVNGELVPEAEATVSVDDRGFQYGDAGFETLRAYGGTLFKWAEHLDRLQNTCELLGMPDVIPGDLRERVEATLDANDLADAYVRMSITRGRQPGALTPQPEVDPTVVIIVKELPRAGVHGTPRWDGPATVQLVETRRNHPDAIPPGLKTHNYLNGILARLELRAADGTIEADDGIMLDTEGYVAEGTTANVFFVEDGVLHTPSLDGPILAGVTRDVVLELAADLDIPVETGRYRPERLREADELFLTNTTGEVWPIGKLDDQPFEVGPVTERLQAAYDELVEAFY, translated from the coding sequence ATGCAGTATCACGTAAACGGCGAACTGGTACCCGAAGCCGAGGCGACAGTTTCCGTCGACGACCGGGGCTTTCAGTACGGTGACGCCGGATTCGAGACGCTGCGAGCCTACGGCGGGACCCTCTTCAAGTGGGCGGAACACCTCGACCGACTCCAGAACACCTGTGAGCTGTTGGGAATGCCCGACGTCATTCCCGGGGACCTCCGCGAGCGCGTCGAGGCGACACTCGACGCGAACGACCTGGCAGACGCCTACGTCCGCATGTCGATCACGCGGGGGCGACAGCCAGGGGCGTTGACCCCCCAGCCGGAGGTCGACCCGACGGTGGTAATCATCGTGAAGGAACTCCCGCGGGCGGGCGTCCACGGGACCCCACGCTGGGACGGGCCAGCAACGGTGCAACTCGTCGAAACGCGGCGCAACCACCCCGACGCGATTCCGCCGGGCCTGAAGACCCACAACTACCTCAACGGCATCCTCGCCCGCCTGGAGCTTCGAGCCGCGGACGGCACCATCGAGGCCGACGACGGGATCATGCTCGACACCGAGGGCTACGTGGCGGAGGGGACCACGGCCAACGTCTTCTTCGTCGAAGACGGCGTGTTACACACGCCCTCCCTCGACGGCCCGATCCTGGCCGGCGTGACCAGAGATGTCGTACTCGAACTCGCGGCCGACCTCGACATCCCGGTCGAGACGGGCCGCTACCGCCCGGAGCGCCTGCGGGAGGCCGATGAGCTCTTCCTGACCAACACCACGGGCGAGGTCTGGCCGATCGGCAAACTCGACGACCAGCCCTTCGAAGTGGGCCCGGTGACCGAACGGCTCCAGGCCGCCTACGACGAACTGGTCGAGGCGTTCTACTGA
- a CDS encoding anthranilate synthase component II: MSDCAPHLLVVDNYDSFAYNLVQYAGEFAGEVTVRRNDKIDLDGIRALDPDGIIVSPGPGIPQNAGVSMPIFEELSYPTLGVCLGHQALCAVHGAPVDHAPGVVHGKSSVVTHDGKGIYAALPAEFEAGRYHSLGVERENLPDCLEETAWTDDEPELVMGVRHADEPHYGAQYHPESILTDRGKDIVRAFIAEVCSIT, encoded by the coding sequence ATGAGCGACTGTGCGCCACACCTGCTGGTCGTCGACAACTACGACTCCTTTGCCTACAATCTGGTGCAGTACGCCGGGGAGTTCGCGGGCGAGGTGACGGTCCGCCGGAACGACAAGATCGACCTGGACGGGATTCGAGCCCTCGACCCGGACGGCATCATCGTCTCGCCAGGGCCGGGGATCCCCCAGAACGCGGGGGTCTCGATGCCGATCTTCGAGGAGCTCTCCTATCCCACGCTCGGGGTCTGTCTGGGCCACCAGGCGCTCTGTGCGGTCCACGGCGCGCCGGTGGATCACGCGCCGGGTGTGGTCCACGGGAAGTCCTCGGTGGTGACCCACGACGGCAAGGGGATCTACGCGGCCCTGCCTGCCGAGTTCGAGGCGGGCCGGTATCACTCCCTTGGCGTCGAGCGCGAGAACCTCCCGGACTGCCTGGAGGAGACGGCCTGGACCGATGACGAACCCGAACTCGTGATGGGGGTGCGCCACGCGGACGAGCCTCACTACGGGGCCCAGTACCATCCGGAGAGTATCCTCACCGACCGGGGGAAAGATATCGTTCGCGCATTTATCGCCGAAGTATGCAGTATCACGTAA